Proteins encoded together in one Synechococcus sp. BL107 window:
- the smc gene encoding chromosome segregation protein SMC, translating to MVYINQVGLKHFKSFGGAMTIPLEEGFTVVTGPNGSGKSNILDGVLFCLGLANSRGMRADRLPDLINSGVLKTGKAAETSVSVRFDLNDWTPDTAEDGLEAPAEGPWIQPGQTEWTVTRKLRVMPGGSYSSSYSADGVPCNLQQLQTQLRRLRIDPEGSNVVMQGDVTRIVSMSNRDRRGLIDELAGVALFDTRIEQTRRKLDDVQERQDRCRIIEQELLASRQRLEKDCAKARQYKDLRERLKLGRQQEMVLAFEAAEQALKDLSTRQQALEAQEQRDGIAIANGREALNKASAELQILQDQVKALGEDQLLAVQAELAGLDTSSRELERQASQHQEEGQRLQGLRHDLTIRRQEWQHQSKTQEKDPHQDALAAAEDTCRASESAVEVSRRRLADVAGRSGAWLDEQKRRSARRQELQSIVNPKLEEQQQLQERLRQESERLQELHQEQQQDGADEQDVQQQLTTLEESWQTLIHGLSEGKQALQQTVDSLAIQQRTRSRLEQEQTRLEREIARLESRRDALQETRGTGALRLLLEAGLDGIHGPVAQLGEVQDQHRLALEVAAGARLGQVVVDDDRIAARAIELLKSRRAGRLTFLPLNKIRAPGSGSGSNSAAFARGARPSGDTGGGLIGRAVELVRFEPVYDQVFAYVFGDTLVFADLATARQQLGRSRAVTLDGELLEKSGAMTGGSLSQRSGGLSFGRSQDQDEAEPHRRRLLEIGESLAACRREESKLTQLLEQQKPQLREMEQRQAGLIAERNAAQRNHGPLIERNRQRSERLLRLQNEQTTQRQRLEMIEAELKPLQAELAQLNEAERNSGDHDDAAAWQQLQHDLEAADHRLEVARHERDLLLNAKRERQLALERLGDQEKALAAEETRLQEAVQALAKAHGAWRDQQSELQNKRTSLQAQQQDLQERFGTQRRARDAAEAEVARQRQALQQAEWNLERLKEDREGLIEEQRSGAIRLKEMAEALPEPRPEIPESMRLEGLEVLQGELQAIQRRMEALEPVNMLALEELQALEQRLGDLNERLDVLNSEREELLLRIETVATLRQDAFMEAFTAVDGHFREIFASLSEGDGHLQLENADEPLEGGLTLVAHPKGKTVRRLASMSGGEKSLTALSFLFALQRFRPSPFYALDEVDSFLDGVNVERLAALIARQAKDAQFMVVSHRRPMIGASERTIGVTQARGAHTQVVGLPDAA from the coding sequence TTGGTTTACATCAATCAGGTTGGCTTAAAGCACTTCAAGTCCTTTGGTGGGGCGATGACGATCCCTCTCGAAGAGGGATTCACCGTTGTGACCGGCCCCAATGGATCCGGCAAAAGCAACATCCTGGATGGCGTGTTGTTTTGCCTGGGCTTAGCCAACAGCCGCGGAATGCGGGCCGATCGGCTGCCAGACCTGATTAATAGCGGGGTTCTCAAAACCGGAAAAGCAGCCGAAACCTCGGTGAGCGTGAGGTTCGATCTCAATGATTGGACACCCGACACGGCGGAAGATGGTCTCGAGGCACCAGCGGAAGGTCCCTGGATTCAACCGGGGCAAACGGAATGGACCGTGACGCGCAAGTTGCGGGTGATGCCAGGTGGCTCCTACAGCTCGAGTTATTCCGCTGACGGGGTGCCCTGCAACCTCCAGCAGCTGCAAACCCAATTGCGCCGTTTGCGCATCGATCCGGAGGGGAGCAACGTCGTGATGCAGGGCGATGTCACCCGCATCGTGTCGATGAGCAATCGCGATCGCCGTGGGCTCATTGATGAACTGGCCGGTGTCGCCCTTTTCGATACGCGCATCGAACAAACCCGGCGCAAGCTCGACGACGTGCAGGAGCGGCAAGACCGCTGCCGAATCATTGAGCAAGAGCTGCTGGCGAGCCGCCAGCGCCTGGAGAAAGACTGCGCCAAAGCCCGTCAATACAAGGATCTTCGTGAACGATTGAAGCTCGGGCGCCAGCAGGAAATGGTGCTGGCCTTTGAGGCCGCCGAACAAGCCCTCAAAGACCTCAGCACGCGCCAACAGGCCCTCGAAGCCCAAGAGCAAAGGGATGGCATCGCCATCGCGAATGGACGCGAGGCCCTCAACAAAGCCAGCGCTGAGCTGCAAATTCTTCAAGATCAGGTGAAAGCCCTTGGAGAAGACCAGCTCCTAGCGGTTCAAGCCGAACTCGCAGGACTCGACACCAGCAGCCGCGAACTAGAACGTCAAGCCTCACAACACCAAGAAGAAGGGCAGCGGCTGCAAGGATTGCGCCATGACTTAACCATCCGTCGGCAGGAGTGGCAGCACCAATCCAAAACCCAAGAGAAGGATCCCCATCAAGACGCCTTAGCCGCTGCCGAAGACACCTGCCGTGCCTCTGAATCTGCCGTTGAGGTATCCCGCCGCCGACTAGCCGACGTTGCAGGCCGTTCTGGGGCTTGGTTAGACGAACAAAAACGACGGAGTGCTCGGCGGCAAGAGCTGCAAAGCATCGTGAATCCCAAACTTGAAGAACAACAGCAACTGCAAGAACGGTTGCGTCAGGAGTCGGAACGGCTGCAAGAACTCCATCAAGAGCAGCAGCAAGACGGGGCTGATGAACAGGATGTTCAACAACAACTCACAACCCTGGAAGAGAGCTGGCAAACGCTGATCCACGGGCTGTCTGAAGGCAAGCAGGCCCTTCAACAAACCGTGGACTCCCTTGCCATCCAACAACGGACTCGCAGTCGTTTGGAGCAAGAACAAACCCGACTGGAACGGGAAATTGCGCGTTTGGAAAGCCGCCGTGATGCCCTACAAGAAACCCGAGGCACCGGTGCGTTAAGGCTGTTGTTGGAGGCCGGTCTCGATGGCATTCATGGTCCAGTCGCCCAACTTGGTGAAGTGCAGGATCAACACCGCCTGGCCTTGGAAGTTGCCGCAGGTGCCCGTCTCGGCCAAGTCGTCGTCGACGACGACCGCATTGCAGCAAGAGCGATCGAACTGCTGAAAAGCCGCCGCGCCGGACGACTCACCTTTCTGCCCCTCAACAAAATTCGTGCCCCAGGCAGCGGAAGCGGAAGCAACTCGGCAGCCTTCGCCCGCGGGGCCCGTCCAAGCGGCGATACCGGCGGCGGATTAATTGGCCGTGCCGTGGAACTCGTGCGTTTTGAACCGGTTTACGACCAAGTGTTTGCCTACGTGTTCGGCGACACGCTGGTGTTTGCTGATCTGGCCACCGCCCGACAACAACTCGGTCGATCGAGGGCCGTGACTCTGGATGGAGAGCTCCTCGAAAAAAGCGGTGCGATGACGGGCGGAAGCTTGTCACAACGCAGCGGCGGCCTCAGTTTTGGTCGTAGCCAAGATCAAGACGAAGCCGAACCCCACCGCCGCAGGCTCCTGGAGATCGGGGAATCCCTGGCAGCCTGCCGGCGTGAAGAATCCAAATTGACGCAGCTGCTCGAGCAGCAGAAACCACAGCTGCGGGAGATGGAACAACGCCAGGCCGGCCTCATCGCCGAGCGCAACGCGGCGCAGCGGAACCATGGCCCGTTGATTGAGCGCAACCGACAGCGGTCGGAACGGTTATTGCGCCTTCAAAACGAACAAACCACCCAGCGGCAACGCCTGGAGATGATCGAGGCAGAACTCAAACCACTGCAAGCGGAACTCGCCCAACTGAATGAAGCGGAACGCAACAGCGGTGATCACGACGATGCCGCGGCCTGGCAACAGCTTCAACACGACCTCGAGGCAGCCGATCATCGTCTCGAAGTCGCTCGGCATGAGCGTGATCTTCTTCTGAATGCAAAGCGTGAGCGGCAGCTCGCCCTCGAGCGTCTGGGAGACCAAGAGAAGGCCCTCGCGGCAGAAGAAACACGACTCCAGGAAGCTGTTCAGGCCCTGGCCAAAGCCCATGGCGCGTGGCGCGATCAACAGTCGGAACTGCAAAACAAGCGAACGTCGTTACAGGCTCAGCAACAAGACCTCCAAGAACGTTTCGGCACCCAACGACGAGCCCGTGATGCCGCGGAAGCTGAGGTGGCCCGTCAACGCCAAGCGCTTCAGCAAGCCGAATGGAACCTGGAGCGATTGAAGGAAGACCGCGAAGGCTTAATCGAGGAACAGCGCAGCGGAGCGATTCGCCTCAAGGAAATGGCGGAAGCACTGCCAGAACCCCGTCCAGAGATCCCTGAGTCGATGCGGCTTGAAGGATTGGAGGTTCTTCAGGGCGAACTCCAGGCAATCCAACGACGCATGGAAGCGCTGGAGCCCGTGAACATGCTCGCGCTTGAGGAACTGCAAGCGCTGGAACAACGCTTGGGTGACCTCAACGAACGGCTCGATGTTTTGAATAGTGAACGCGAAGAACTGCTGCTTCGAATTGAGACGGTCGCCACCCTGCGTCAAGACGCCTTTATGGAGGCTTTCACCGCAGTGGATGGTCATTTCCGTGAAATTTTTGCGTCGCTTTCCGAAGGCGATGGGCATCTGCAGTTGGAAAACGCCGATGAACCGCTCGAGGGTGGCCTAACCCTTGTGGCCCATCCGAAAGGAAAAACCGTGCGGCGTTTGGCGTCGATGTCGGGTGGAGAGAAATCGCTAACAGCCCTCAGCTTTCTGTTTGCCTTACAACGTTTCCGCCCCTCCCCCTTCTACGCCCTCGACGAGGTCGACAGCTTCCTCGACGGTGTGAACGTGGAGCGATTAGCTGCCTTAATCGCCCGTCAAGCCAAAGATGCCCAGTTCATGGTGGTGAGTCACAGACGTCCAATGATCGGCGCCTCAGAGCGCACGATTGGCGTTACCCAAGCCCGCGGAGCCCACACCCAGGTTGTTGGACTTCCCGATGCAGCCTGA
- a CDS encoding PRC-barrel domain-containing protein, translated as MTPTPSANDTLTGVPSDRLWLRSELMGTQVITRDSGRRLGVVGEVIVDIDRREVVAVGLRDNPLTRFLPGLPRWMPLDRIRQVGDVILVDSADSLSEGFNPERYSRVINCQVITESGDQLGRVLGFAFDIETGELSTLVMGALGVPLLGEGVLSTWEMPVEEIVSSGPDRIIVYEGAEDKLKQLNSGVLEKLGVGGPSWEEQERERYRVNLVPVENQLSSGQPVEQQQRQLQASEAQRFEAEEEMEYVELEDQRRDAQPQRRYLEEQTTDSFESPRYNTARYRDEPSFNAAPNEEPSVEELRFEEPRFEQPQIKEQRFDDSSLNDDPAPRRAMPASRRPVQKISEPLDVEPIRDDLDDPW; from the coding sequence TTGACCCCGACCCCTTCAGCTAACGACACCCTGACGGGTGTTCCCAGTGACCGTCTCTGGCTGCGGTCAGAGCTCATGGGTACGCAGGTGATCACCCGCGACAGCGGCCGTCGTCTCGGCGTCGTGGGTGAGGTGATTGTCGATATTGACCGCCGTGAGGTGGTGGCGGTTGGACTGCGGGATAACCCCCTCACTCGCTTTTTACCGGGCTTACCGCGCTGGATGCCCCTCGATCGCATCCGTCAGGTGGGAGATGTGATCCTGGTGGACTCCGCTGATTCCCTCAGCGAAGGATTCAATCCCGAGCGCTACAGCCGTGTGATCAATTGCCAGGTGATCACCGAATCCGGTGACCAACTTGGTCGTGTTCTGGGATTTGCGTTCGACATTGAAACGGGTGAACTGTCCACCCTTGTGATGGGTGCCCTCGGCGTTCCGCTCCTGGGTGAAGGCGTCTTAAGCACGTGGGAAATGCCTGTTGAAGAGATCGTGAGCAGCGGCCCCGATCGGATCATTGTTTACGAGGGCGCTGAAGACAAACTCAAACAATTGAATAGCGGTGTGCTCGAAAAGCTAGGGGTTGGCGGCCCCAGCTGGGAGGAACAGGAGCGAGAGCGCTACCGCGTCAATCTTGTGCCGGTCGAGAACCAACTCAGTTCGGGACAACCCGTTGAACAACAGCAACGGCAGTTGCAGGCGTCCGAAGCTCAACGGTTTGAAGCTGAGGAAGAAATGGAATACGTGGAACTTGAAGACCAACGCCGCGACGCACAACCCCAACGTCGCTACCTCGAAGAACAAACCACGGATTCCTTCGAATCTCCCCGTTACAACACTGCGCGGTACCGGGACGAGCCCAGTTTCAATGCAGCCCCCAATGAAGAACCCAGTGTCGAAGAACTTCGATTCGAAGAACCACGATTCGAACAGCCTCAGATCAAGGAGCAGCGCTTCGACGACTCAAGCCTGAACGATGACCCAGCTCCGCGACGAGCCATGCCGGCTTCGAGGCGTCCGGTGCAAAAAATCAGCGAACCCCTCGATGTCGAACCGATTCGAGACGACCTCGACGATCCTTGGTAA
- the msrB gene encoding peptide-methionine (R)-S-oxide reductase MsrB, giving the protein MPSLDRIDRSTDEWKQSLSPEQYQVARCGGTERAFTGKYWDNKATGVYHCVCCGTPLFSSTTKFESGTGWPSFWDGISPEAITTKQDVTHGMVRTEITCSRCDGHLGHVFSDGPAPTGQRYCVNSASLDFKAA; this is encoded by the coding sequence ATGCCCAGCCTTGATCGGATTGATCGCAGCACCGACGAGTGGAAGCAATCCTTATCTCCTGAGCAATACCAGGTGGCGCGCTGTGGAGGAACCGAACGGGCCTTCACGGGTAAGTATTGGGACAACAAGGCGACGGGTGTTTATCACTGCGTTTGTTGTGGAACGCCGTTGTTCAGTTCAACCACAAAATTTGAGTCGGGCACAGGTTGGCCAAGTTTTTGGGACGGTATCTCTCCAGAGGCGATTACCACCAAACAGGATGTGACCCATGGCATGGTCCGGACGGAGATCACCTGCTCCCGCTGCGATGGTCATCTCGGCCATGTGTTTTCTGATGGACCGGCACCAACAGGCCAGCGTTATTGCGTGAACAGCGCCTCGTTGGATTTCAAAGCGGCTTGA